From one Anomalospiza imberbis isolate Cuckoo-Finch-1a 21T00152 chromosome 25, ASM3175350v1, whole genome shotgun sequence genomic stretch:
- the EXTL1 gene encoding exostosin-like 1 codes for MQTRKKYIFLTFLASWLLLFFFGGDQLRRFAFFSGRKAEARRSWPRWTDRSLLKSFADPEELQRDGDPSLLSPRERRAAWLSVYRSSRCRMETCFNLSRCERHGFKVFTYPQERGQPVSETYGKILSSIERSRYHTLKPEEACLFVLSIDTLDRDHLSGQYVRNVDEKIRGFPLWNGGRNHLIFNLYSGTWPSYTGDLGFDTGQAILAKASFDTRSFRPGFDVSIPLFPKEHPQRGGDRGWLHQDSVPPRKKYLLVFKGKRYLTGIGSGTRNALHHIHNGKDIISLTTCKHGKDWEKHKDTRCDKDNVDYERFDYQELLHNSTFCIVPRGRRLGSFRFLEALQAACIPVLLSDGWELPFAEAIDWGKAAVVGSERLLLQIPSAVRCIHPERVLAFQQQTQFLWDAYFSSVDKIVHTTLEIIKDRLSPHRSRSRFLWNALPGGLLVLPDFSTHLGDFPFYYLHHGYSPSKKFTAFIRAVSQAGSLSQPILRLIQAVSGSQYCAQIVVLWSCEKPPPPRGKWPQSSVPLTIIQARRKLSDRFFPFGAIQTDAVLSLDEDTSLSTSEVDFAFSVWRSFPERIVGFPTQSHFWDAEQGRWGYTSKWTNELSIVLTAAAFYHRYYHSLFTEYLPAGLRQLVDGLAACEDILMNVLVAAVTKLPPIKVTQRKQHKEGVAQQAECSHGAAGTPPPGQRSPSAPHPAAARAEGTDGSRRLSQRQDCLNQLADWFGYMPLVSSQLRLDPVLFKDQVSVLRKKYPSLEKP; via the exons ATGCAGACCAGgaagaaatacattttcctgACTTTCCTTGCCTCTTGgctcctgcttttcttctttggaGGGGATCAGCTGCGCcgttttgctttcttttccgGAAGGAAAGCAGAGGCCCGGAGGAGCTGGCCCCGCTGGACGGATCGGTCCCTCCTCAAAAGCTTTGCGGACCccgaggagctgcagagggatggggacccttccctgctgtccccccgggagcggcgggcggcGTGGCTGAGCGTCTACAGGAGCAGCAGATGCCGGATGGAAACCTGCTTCAACCTCTCCAGGTGCGAGAGGCACGGCTTCAAAGTGTTCACCTACCCCCAGGAGCGGGGCCAGCCCGTCTCGGAGACCTACGGCAAAATCCTCAGCTCCATCGAGCGCTCCCGCTACCACACCCTGAAGCCCGAGGAAGCCTGTCTGTTCGTCCTCAGCATCGACACGCTGGACCGCGACCACCTCTCGGGCCAGTACGTCCGGAACGTGGATGAGAAAATCCGCGGATTTCCGCTCTGGAACGGTGGCCGCAACCACCTCATCTTCAACCTCTACTCGGGCACCTGGCCCAGCTACACCGGCGACCTGGGCTTCGACACCGGGCAGGCCATCCTGGCCAAAGCCAGCTTCGACACGCGGAGCTTCCGGCCCGGCTTCGACGTCTCCATCCCTCTGTTCCCCAAGGAGCACCCGCAGCGCGGCGGGGACAGGGGGTGGCTGCACCAGGACTCGGTGCCCCCCAGAAAGAAATACTTGTTGGTGTTCAAGGGGAAGCGGTACCTGACCGGCATCGGCTCCGGCACGCGGAACGCGCTGCACCACATCCACAACGGGAAGGACATCATCTCCCTCACCACCTGCAAGCACGGCAAGGACTGGGAGAAGCACAAGGACACGCGCTGCGACAAGGACAACGTCGACTATGAAAG GTTTGActaccaggagctgctgcacaaCTCCACCTTCTGCATCGTGCCCCGGGGCAGGCGCTTGGGCTCCTTCCGCTTCCTCGAGGCTCTGCAG GCCGCCTGCATCCCGGTGCTGCTGAGTGACGGCTGGGAGCTGCCCTTCGCCGAGGCCATCGACTGGGGCAAAGCTGCTGTCGTGGGCAGTGAGAGGCTCCTTCTGCAG ATCCCCTCCGCCGTGCGCTGCATCCACCCGGAGCGCGTGCTGGCCTTCCAGCAGCAGACCCAGTTCCTGTGGGATGCCTACTTCTCCTCCGTGGACAAGATCGTGCACACCACGCTGGAG ATCATCAAGGACCGGCTGTCTCCGCaccgctcccgctcccgcttCCTCTGGAACGCGCTGCCCGGGGGGCTCCTGGTCCTGCCCGACTTCTCCACCCACCTCGGCGATTTTCCCTTCTACTACCTGCACCACG GCTACAGCCCCTCCAAGAAGTTCACGGCTTTCATCCGGGCGGTCTCGCAAGCAGGGTCGCTGTCGCAGCCCATCCTCAGGCTCATCCAAGCCGTCTCTGGATCCCAGTACTGCGCCCAG ATCGTGGTCCTGTGGAGCTGCGAGAAGCCACCACCCCCGAGAGGGAAATGGCCCCAGAGCAGCGTGCCTCTGACCATCATCCAGGCCAGGAGGAAG CTCAGTGACCGCTTCTTCCCCTTCGGGGCCATCCAGACGGACGCGGTGCTGAGCCTGGATGAGGACACCAGCCTCTCCACCAGCGAG GTGGATTTTGCCTTCTCGGTGTGGCGCAGCTTCCCCGAGCGCATCGTGGGCTTCCCCACGCAGAGCCATTTCTGGGACGCCGAGCAGGGGCGCTGGGGCTACACCTCCAAATGGACCAACGAGCTCTCCATCGTCCTCACCGCCGCCGCCTTCTACCACAG GTACTACCACAGCCTGTTCACCGAGTACCTGCCCGCGGGGCTGCGGCAGCTGGTGGACGGGCTGGCCGCCTGCGAGGACATCCTGATGAACGTCCTGGTGGCCGCCGTCACCAAGCTGCCACCCATCAAGGTGACCCAGCGCAAGCAGCACAAGGAGGGGGTGGCCCAGCAGGCAGAGTGCAGCCATGGGGCTGCGGGGACCCCCCCGCCCGGGCAGCGGAGCCCCTCGGCCCCGCACCCCGCTGCTGCCCGGGCGGAGGGCACGGACGGCAGCCGGCGTCTCTCCCAGCGGCAGGACTGCCTCAACCAGTTGGCCGACTGGTTTGGCTACATGCCCCTGGTGTCCTCCCAGCTGCGCCTCGACCCCGTCCTCTTCAAGGACCAGGTCTCCGTCCTGCGCAAGAAATACCCGAGCTTGGAGAAGCCGTGA
- the SLC30A2 gene encoding proton-coupled zinc antiporter SLC30A2: MAAGDEKRHLLSEGTGGCYAGAAQKDGHSAAQGQEPALELGTRRGQHCHTRGAGGHPGQQQRARRKLYLAAGICLFFMVGEAVGGYLAHSLAILTDAAHLLTDFASIMISLFALWVSSRPPTKTMNFGWHRAEILGALLSVLSIWVVTGVLVYLGAQRLLSGDYDIEGGVMLITSACAVAVNIVMGVALHQTGHGHSHGAAGEQPNASVRAAFVHVVGDLLQSVGVLIASYIIFFKPEYKYVDPICTFLFSALVLGTTLTILRDVLLVLMEGTPKGMDFNAVQETLLAVRGVEAVHSLHIWALTAAQPLLSVHIAINAAASAQEVLEEASSRLQGAFRFHTTTIQVESYSEEMRDCRECQPPRD; encoded by the exons ATGGCAGCCGGCGACGAGAAACGGCACCTCCTGAGCGAGGGCACAGGCGG GTGCTACGCGGGGGCTGCGCAGAAGGACGGGCACAGCGCGGCGCAGGGACAGGAGCCCGCCCTGGAGCTGGGGACACGGCgtggccagcactgccacaCGCGGGGGGCCGGCGGCCACCCCGGCCAGCAGCAGCGGGCGCGCAGGAAGCTCTACCTGGCCGCTGGCATCTGCCTCTTCTTCATGGTCGGGGAAGCCGTGG GTGGGTACCTGGCACACAGCCTGGCCATCCTGACGGACGCTGCCCACCTGCTGACGGACTTTGCCAGCATCATGATCAGCCTCTTTGCACTCTGGGTGTCCTCACGCCCCCCCACCAAAACCATGAACTTCGGATGGCACCGGGCAG AGATCCTGGGGGCCCTGCTCTCCGTGCTCTCCATCTGGGTGGTGACGGGGGTCCTGGTCTACCTGGGGGCCCAGCGCCTGCTCTCGGGCGACTACGACATCGAGGGCGGGGTGATGCTCATCACCTCGGCCTGCGCCGTGGCCGTCAACATCGT GATGGGGGTGGCTCTGCACCAGACGGGGCACGGGCACAGCCACGGGGCAGCCGGCGAGCAGCCCAACGCCAGCGTCCGCGCCGCCTTCGTGCACGTCGTGGGGGACCTGCTGCAGAGCGTCGGCGTCCTCATCGCCTCCTACATCATCTTCTTCAAG CCCGAGTACAAGTACGTGGATCCCATCTGCACCTTCCTCTTCTCCGCGCTGGTGCTGGGGACAACGCTGACCATCCTCCGGGACGTCCTCCTCGTCCTCATGGAGG GGACCCCCAAAGGGATGGATTTCAACGCCGTGCAGGAGACGCTGCTGGCGGTGCGGGGCGTGGAGGCCGTGCACAGCCTGCACATCTGGGCACTGACCGCAGCACAGCCGCTGCTCTCGGTGCACATCGCCATCA ACGCGGCTGCCAGCGCgcaggaggtgctggaggaggcCAGCTCCCGGCTGCAGGGCGCCTTCCGCTTCCACACCACCACCATCCAGGTGGAGAGCTACTCCGAGGAGATGCGGGACTGCCGGGAATGCCAGCCCCCCCGCGACTGA
- the TRIM63 gene encoding E3 ubiquitin-protein ligase TRIM63 — protein MDFQAGILQDGSPMESLEKQLICPICLEMFSKPVVILPCQHNLCRKCANDVFQAANPYWQSRGSLISGGRFRCPSCRHEVLLDRHGVYGLQRNLLVENIIDIYKQECSSRPLKKGEHPMCKEHEDERINIYCVTCEVPTCSMCKVFGAHKDCEVAPLQTVFQGQKTELNNCISMLVAGNDRIQTIISQLEDSCQSTEENSEAAKRELCARFDALAALLEEKKAELLQRISQEQADKTAFIQSLICQYKEQLEKSSRLVETAVQAAEETGGAAFLMNAKQLIKTIVEASKGGRLDKIEQGYESMDAFSVSLEHLTEAVHALDFDPAEEDEEYFDGAEEEVEENAAPERTVMAASL, from the exons ATGGATTTCCAAGCCGGTATCCTGCAGGATGGCAGCCCCATGGAGAGCCTGGAGAAGCAGCTCATCTGCCCCATCTGCCTGGAGATGTTCAGCAAGCCCGTGGTgatcctgccctgccagcacaaCCTCTGCCGCAAGTGCGCCAACGACGTCTTCCAG GCTGCCAACCCGTACTGGCAGAGCCGGGGCAGCTTGATTTCGGGGGGCCGGTTCCGGTGCCCCTCGTGCCGCCACGAGGTGCTGCTGGACCGCCACGGCGTCTACGGGCTGCAGAGGAACCTGCTGGTGGAGAACATCATCGACATCTACAAGCAGGAGTGCTCCAG CAGGCCACTGAAGAAGGGAGAGCACCCCATGTGCAAGGAGCACGAGGACGAGCGGATCAACATCTACTGCGTCACCTGCGAGGTGCCCACCTGCTCCATGTGCAAAGTCTTCGGTGCCCACAAGGACTGCGAGGTGGCCCCGCTGCAAACCGTCTTCCAGGGACAGAAG ACTGAGCTGAACAACTGCATCTCCATGCTCGTGGCGGGGAATGACCGGATCCAGACCATCATCTCCCAGCTGGAGGACTCTTGCCAGAGCACCGAG gaaaacagcgAGGCGGCCAAGCGGGAACTCTGCGCTCGCTTTGACGCGCTGGCAGCGCTGCTGGAGGAGAAGAAGGCGGAGCTGCTGCAGCGCATCTCCCAGGAGCAGGCGGACAAGACCGCCTTCATCCAGAGCCTCATCTGCCAGtacaaggagcagctggagaagtCGAGCCGGCTGGTGGAGACTGCCGTCCAGGCAGCCGAGGAGACCGGGGGGGCcgccttcctcatg AATGCCAAGCAGCTGATAAAAAC catcGTGGAGGCCTCCAAGGGTGGTCGCCTGGACAAGATCGAGCAGGGCTATGAGAGCATGGACGCCTTCTCCGTGAGCCTGGAGCACCTCACCGAGGCCGTCCACGCCCTGGACTTTGACCCCG CAGAGGAAGATGAGGAATACTTTGATGGGGCGGAAGAAGAGGTGGAAGAGAATGCAGCGCCCGAGAGGACAGTGATGG CAGCTTCCCTGTAG